In a genomic window of candidate division KSB1 bacterium:
- the tatA gene encoding twin-arginine translocase TatA/TatE family subunit, which translates to MSPGPWEILIVFFIIVLLFGAKKLPDLAKGLGKSLKEFKQATKEPEIEEEKPQVESGNKE; encoded by the coding sequence ATGTCTCCAGGACCATGGGAAATACTGATCGTCTTTTTTATAATTGTGCTCTTGTTTGGCGCAAAGAAATTACCGGATTTGGCCAAAGGGTTAGGTAAAAGTTTAAAAGAGTTTAAACAAGCCACAAAAGAACCGGAAATTGAAGAAGAAAAGCCCCAGGTTGAATCGGGTAATAAAGAATAG
- the tatA gene encoding twin-arginine translocase TatA/TatE family subunit has translation MGSIGMPELIIIFLVILLLFGSKRLPELAKGLGKGMREFKKATRELRDELDISEIEQDFKKDMNQIDNVQRSKKK, from the coding sequence ATGGGCTCGATCGGGATGCCAGAACTTATCATAATTTTTTTAGTGATTCTTTTGCTTTTTGGTTCCAAACGCCTACCTGAACTTGCCAAGGGGTTGGGAAAGGGAATGCGCGAATTCAAAAAAGCGACCCGCGAATTGCGAGACGAGCTGGATATAAGCGAAATCGAACAGGATTTTAAAAAAGATATGAATCAAATAGATAATGTGCAAAGATCAAAAAAAAAATAA
- a CDS encoding DUF4321 domain-containing protein translates to MAKKPIGQIVLVIILGAMVGTLLGELIGLLLPGGVAREFFLRTASFGLGPGTLDVKLFSLTAGFTISFNIVGLLGIGVALYLLRWY, encoded by the coding sequence ATGGCTAAAAAACCAATTGGACAGATTGTCTTGGTGATTATTCTGGGCGCTATGGTCGGGACCCTGTTGGGAGAACTTATCGGTCTCTTGCTGCCGGGAGGCGTAGCAAGAGAATTCTTTTTAAGGACAGCTTCGTTTGGGCTCGGCCCCGGAACTTTAGATGTCAAATTGTTTAGTTTGACTGCTGGTTTTACAATTAGCTTTAACATTGTTGGACTTTTAGGAATTGGCGTAGCCCTTTATTTATTAAGGTGGTATTAA